A genomic segment from Leptolyngbya boryana PCC 6306 encodes:
- a CDS encoding TatD family hydrolase has protein sequence MQLIDTHVHINFDAFEPDLDAIAERWREAGVVRLVHSCVEPSEFPQIQNLANRFPELSFAVGLHPLDVEELWSANSEQEILTLAQSDSRVVAIGETGLDFFKAENRSEQIAAFRTQLAIAKQLDLPVIIHCRDAAETMAEVVQDFWREQGQVKGVMHCWGGTPAETQRFLDLGFYVSFSGTVTFKNAKQIHESAKLVPSDRILVETDCPFLAPVPKRGERRNEPSYVQYVAQHVAALRDVSIEQLAKQTTENACRLFGLTISESLAPN, from the coding sequence ATGCAACTGATCGATACTCACGTTCATATTAATTTCGACGCATTCGAGCCTGACTTGGATGCGATCGCTGAGCGTTGGCGTGAAGCAGGCGTGGTTCGATTAGTCCATTCCTGCGTGGAACCGTCGGAATTTCCGCAAATTCAGAATCTAGCAAATCGTTTCCCCGAACTCTCGTTTGCGGTCGGTCTTCATCCGCTCGATGTCGAGGAGTTATGGTCGGCGAATTCAGAACAGGAAATTCTCACCCTGGCGCAATCGGATTCGCGGGTTGTGGCGATCGGGGAAACCGGGCTAGATTTTTTCAAAGCAGAAAATCGATCTGAGCAGATTGCAGCATTTCGGACACAGTTAGCGATCGCGAAGCAGTTAGATCTGCCCGTGATTATTCACTGTCGAGACGCGGCTGAAACGATGGCAGAAGTGGTGCAAGACTTTTGGCGCGAGCAAGGACAAGTCAAAGGCGTGATGCACTGCTGGGGCGGGACTCCAGCAGAAACTCAGCGGTTTCTGGATTTAGGCTTTTATGTCAGCTTCAGCGGTACGGTTACGTTTAAGAACGCGAAGCAAATCCATGAATCCGCCAAACTTGTTCCGAGCGATCGCATCTTAGTCGAAACCGACTGTCCGTTTTTGGCTCCGGTTCCAAAACGGGGGGAGCGGCGGAATGAACCATCCTATGTTCAGTACGTGGCTCAACACGTCGCAGCGCTCCGTGACGTTTCGATCGAGCAGCTTGCAAAACAGACGACAGAAAATGCTTGCCGACTGTTCGGGCTGACGATTTCTGAATCGCTTGCTCCGAATTGA